The Pleuronectes platessa chromosome 10, fPlePla1.1, whole genome shotgun sequence genome contains a region encoding:
- the zhx2a gene encoding zinc fingers and homeoboxes protein 2a — protein sequence MSSRRKASTPCMIRPEQTMVELDDEADESHNMEIATENHSEDGPMEADLSTGADSSMDLDLSGKASDLPSPPDKPAIEPPDLSKPQRRQQGGYECKYCPFSTQNLSTFKEHVDANHPNVILNPLYLCAVCNFNTKKFDTLTEHNERCHPGESNFKFKRIKMNNQTILEQTIEGCSNNAVIYNMSSANSGKGDELGSLPLSRPAAVKVGKPKMLLDNKRTELGKLMPDLAKKPITAVNVNGTVIIPESTLLKADGLSHIMPSLQRPINYTQVPKIAVPLNTTKYNPSLDDNLTLISSFNKFPYPTQNELSWLTAASKHPEEQIKVWFTTQRLKQGISWSPEEVEEARKKMFNGTISSMTQTFTVVTPQLSSHSSTNMSAASKFMHPAASVLQSLPCHLLGQTSLVLTPVVNGSTVTCAPLALTVANQVAQSLKRPLTSAVIATESKRPSIIQTLSAPKLVSPKVLNFTVDTNKTGEQLSVLRSSYTHCPFPEEDEIYRLIETTGLSRGEIKKWFSEQRLLNLKGVPPPPVLVKTEVTPAVKDGPVKKAVPSHFPLLERVKGKTSEQLKALEESFQRSSSPTEAELDQLAQDTRLSKTEVDCWFSERRALRDNMEKTILTMASKNKEDRQERPVALLNGASHREQEGKPLSSSPQPPVLSSSSSSSSSPPVLAASSPQPPTLSSSASPPILTSSSSSSPHPPILSASTSPAPISSRCLTLLRETFCRTQWPSPEEYSQLEAQTSLGRTDIVRWFKDHRLVLKNGESLDWMEGFQNTNAAEQQKEGQEQSKSLSLEVKAVPDAGAGEKAAATEPPKLPEEVERLTDRLAHGVTDLSQTKPDQTSSGTADNERSVKVTVAVGEETDGGVERQRLSTDSDVLTLEQPESVTG from the exons ATGTCCAGTCGACGGAAAGCTTCCACTCCCTGTATGATTCGACCAGAGCAGACCATGGTGGAGTTGGATGATGAGGCAGATGAATCACACAATATGGAG ATAGCGACAGAGAACCATAGTGAGGATGGGCCTATGGAGGCAGATCTTTCGACAGGAGCAGATTCATCAATGGACCTGGATTTATCAGGAAAGGCCTCTGACCTCCCGTCTCCTCCTGACAAACCTGCCATTGAGCCACCAGACCTTTCTAAGCCCCAACGAAGGCAGCAGGGGGGCTATGAGTGCAAATACTGCCCCTTCTCCACGCAGAACCTGAGCACTTTTAAAGAACACGTGGACGCCAACCATCCTAACGTCATCCTCAACCCCCTGTATCTGTGTGCGGTCTGCAACTTCAACACAAAAAAGTTTGACACCCTGACGGAGCACAATGAAAGGTGTCACCCTGGGGAGAGCAACTTCAAATTCAAGCGTATAAAAATGAACAATCAGACAATCTTAGAACAGACGATAGAGGGGTGCAGTAACAACGCAGTCATTTACAACATGTCAAGCGCCAATTCTGGCAAAGGGGACGAACTCGGCTCTTTGCCACTAAGCAGACCCGCCGCAGTCAAAGTTGGTaaaccaaaaatgttgttgGATAATAAACGGACAGAGTTGGGTAAACTGATGCCAGATCTGGCCAAGAAACCAATCACAGCGGTTAATGTCAACGGGACGGTCATCATCCCTGAATCAACGCTCCTTAAAGCAGACGGCCTTTCTCACATCATGCCTTCCCTCCAGCGGCCTATAAACTATACCCAG GTGCCGAAGATCGCAGTGCCcctcaacacaaccaaatacaacCCGTCACTGGACGACAACCTGACGCTCATCTCGTCCTTCAACAAGTTCCCCTACCCTACCCAGAATGAGCTCTCGTGGCTCACTGCAGCCTCGAAACATCCAGAGGAGCAAATTAAAGTGTGGTTCACCACACAGAGGCTCAAACAGGGCATCAGCTGGTCGCCTGAGGAG GTGGAAGAAGCCAggaagaaaatgttcaatggtacAATCTCCTCTATGACTCAAACCTTCACCGTGGTGACTCCTCAGCTCAGCTCCCACTCATCCACCAACATGTCTGCAGCCTCCAAATTCATGCACCCAGCTGCCTCTGTCCTGCAGTCCCTCCCATGTCATCTGCTGGGACAGACCAGCCTGGTGCTGACGCCTGTAGTCAACGGCTCCACGGTGACCTGTGCACCGCTGGCACTCACGGTGGCAAACCAG GTGGCACAGTCACTCAAACGACCCCTGACCTCTGCAGTGATCGCCACAGAGAGTAAACGCCCCTCCATCATTCAAACCCTCTCGGCGCCCAAGCTGGTTTCCCCCAAAGTGCTAAATTTTACAGTTGACACCAATAAAACTGGCGAGCAGCTCTCAGTACTGAGGTCCAGCTACACACACTGTCCTTTCCCTGAGGAAGATGAG ATCTACAGGCTGATAGAGACCACTGGGTTGTCCAGAGGAGAGATAAAGAAGTGGTTCAGTGAACAGAGGCTCCTTAATCTCAAAG GTGTTCCTCCACCACCAGTGCTGGTGAAAACAGAGGTGACACCAGCAGTGAAAGATGGCCCAGTAAAGAAAGCAGTTCCCAGCCACTTTCCCCTGCTGGAGAGGGTGAAGGGAAAGACATCAGAGCAGCTGAAGGCGCTGGAGGAGAGTTTCCAGAGGAGCAGCTCTCCAACTGAGGCAGAGCTCG ACCAGCTGGCCCAGGACACCAGATTGTCCAAGACGGAGGTGGACTGCTGGTTCTCGGAGCGAAGGGCACTGAGggacaacatggagaagactataCTCACCATGGCCTCAAAAAACAAGGAGGACCGACAAGAGCGGCCCGTAGCTCTGCTGAACGGGGCCTCTCATCGAGAGCAGGAAGGAAAacccctcagctcctcccctcAGCcacctgtcctctcctcctcctcctcctcgtcctcctcaccgCCAGTGCTGGCAGCCTCCTCCCCTCAACCTCcaaccctctcctcctctgcatctCCTCCCATCCtcacctcgtcctcctcctcttccccccatCCTCCCATCCTGTCAGCCTCCACAAGCCCAGCTCCCATCAGCAGCCGCTGCCTCACCCTGCTCAGAGAG ACGTTCTGTCGGACCCAGTGGCCATCTCCTGAGGAGTACAGTCAGCTGGAGGCCCAAACAAGCCTGGGACGCACCGACATTGTCCGCTGGTTCAAGGACCACCGCTTGGTCCTGAAGAACGGGGAAAGTCTGGACTGGATGGAAGGTTTCCAAAACACGAACGCAGCCGAGCAGCAGAAAGAAGGCCAGGAACAGAGCAAGAGCCTTTCCTTGGAAGTCAAAGCTGTACCTG ACGCTGGTGCTGGTGAGAAGGCAGCAGCTACAGAGCCCCCCAAGCTGCCAGAAGAGGTAGAGAGGCTGACTGACAGACTAGCCCACGGTGTGACAGACCTGAGCCAGACCAAACCGGACCAGACTAGCTCTGGCACTGCTGATAACGAGAG GTCGGTAAAGGTGACCGTGGCAGTGGGGGAGGAGACTGACGGAGGAGTGGAAAGACAGAGGCTCTCAACAGACTCCGATGTTTTGACCTTAGAGCAACCAGAGAGTGTCACTGGTTGA
- the derl1 gene encoding derlin-1: MSDLGDWFKSIPFITRSWFAASIAVPLIGKLGLVDFRHLVLVPEYVFSKFHLWRPVTATLYFPVSPNTGFLYMVNLYFLYHYSTRLETGGFDGRPADYIFMLLFNWICIVITGMLMNMRLLMIPLIMSVLYVWAQFNKDTIVSFWFGTRFKAHYLPWVILAFNFIIGGSFVNELTGNLVGHLYFFLMFKYPMDLGGRSFLSTPQFLYRFFPNRRGGVSGFGAPPSRRPVAQEPAAGGRGGRYNWGEGFRLGDD; encoded by the exons ATCACCAGGTCCTGGTTCGCTGCTTCCATCGCTGTGCCCCTCATCGGGAAGCTGGGGCTGGTGGACTTCAGACACCTGGTGCTGGTGCCGGAGTACGTCTTCAGCAAGTTCCAT cTCTGGAGGCCAGTGACAGCCACTCTGTATTTCCCGGTTAGCCCTAACACCGGCTTCCTGTACATGGTCAACCTATATTTCCTCTACCACTACTCCACTCGGCTAGAGACGG GAGGATTTGATGGCAGACCTGCAGACTATATCTTCATGCTCCTCTTCAACTGGATCTGCATCGTT atAACTGGGATGCTGATGAACATGCGG CTACTCATGATCCCACTGATCATGTCCGTGTTGTACGTCTGGGCTCAGTTTAATAAAGACACCATCGTCTCCTTCTGGTTCGGAACACGCTTCAAG GCACATTATCTACCGTGGGTCATCTTGGCCTTTAACTTCATCATTGGAGGCTC TTTTGTGAATGAACTGACTGGGAACCTGGTGGGTCACCTCTACTTCTTCCTCATGTTCAAATACCCCATGGACCTGGGTGGACGCTCCTTCCTCTCCACACCACAGTTCTT gTATCGCTTTTTCCCCAACAGAAGGGGAGGGGTGTCGGGCTTTGGAGCCCCCCCCAGCAGGAGACCAGTTGCCCAGGAGCCGGCGGCAGGAGGTCGGGGAGGACGTTACAACTGGGGCGAAGGCTTCCGCCTGGGGGACGACTGA